In Anaerolineales bacterium, the following proteins share a genomic window:
- a CDS encoding sulfatase-like hydrolase/transferase, with product MKKILPYLHPFFFALYPIIELRNFNIAYVDSASLVRPILVSLLSTALIWGLLRLLTREWTRSGIATTLIVVIFFSYGHIFLQIQSTFGEMIRHRYLLLVFAALFALAVWFIFRRMKNADRLVNFLTVAGAFLTLFSLAVSIQHDFAVYQSAREVRAAMESARQEADQSNVGARPDVYVILLDAHTSAYALDKYFNYDESAFTNRLEELGFYVAQCAQSNYPATKLSVTSTFYADYHREDTLFPLYSSLVVETLRAQGYRVVTFENRSQGHFSFGEDLRLSRNQMLAGKIDLTGGLSEFEFQLLETSLARLPFDMPALIPGFDLAQQKETEFYEHYQQTFFILNELKRLPAEVEGPKLVFAHFLVPHPPFIFTADGKFDWNENEVDGYLSNVEFIDSQITGVVQEIVAKSKIPPVIIIMGDHGPSGVPSKDTPHLRMEILNAYYVNDAARADLYPNITPVNSFRVVFNNYFGTDYPLLEDVSYHAGRFEDFTPENAVSNECMGSR from the coding sequence ATGAAAAAGATACTTCCCTATTTGCATCCTTTCTTCTTCGCGCTCTACCCCATCATCGAACTGCGGAACTTCAACATCGCCTACGTGGATTCAGCGTCGCTCGTGAGACCCATTCTCGTTTCCCTTTTGTCCACCGCGCTCATTTGGGGGCTGTTGCGCTTGCTCACCCGCGAGTGGACGAGATCAGGCATTGCCACCACATTGATCGTCGTTATCTTCTTTTCGTATGGTCACATCTTTTTGCAGATTCAATCCACGTTCGGCGAAATGATTCGCCATCGGTATCTTCTGCTTGTCTTCGCCGCGTTGTTTGCGCTCGCGGTCTGGTTCATCTTCCGGCGGATGAAGAACGCCGATCGGCTTGTCAATTTCCTCACGGTGGCGGGCGCGTTCCTTACGCTTTTTTCGCTGGCGGTTTCCATTCAGCATGACTTCGCGGTGTATCAATCGGCGCGTGAGGTCCGCGCGGCGATGGAGTCCGCTCGGCAGGAGGCGGACCAGTCGAACGTCGGCGCGAGACCGGATGTGTACGTCATCCTGCTCGACGCTCACACCAGCGCCTACGCGTTGGACAAATATTTCAACTACGACGAATCCGCCTTCACGAACCGGTTGGAGGAACTCGGATTCTACGTGGCGCAGTGCGCGCAGAGCAATTATCCCGCCACCAAACTTTCGGTGACTTCGACCTTTTACGCGGACTATCATCGGGAGGATACGCTCTTCCCGTTGTATTCGAGTCTCGTCGTCGAGACGCTTCGCGCGCAGGGCTATCGGGTCGTCACCTTTGAGAATCGCTCGCAGGGACATTTTTCCTTCGGCGAAGACCTGCGGCTTTCGCGCAACCAGATGCTCGCCGGGAAAATTGACCTGACCGGCGGCTTGAGCGAATTTGAATTTCAATTGTTAGAGACTTCACTGGCGCGACTCCCTTTCGATATGCCCGCGCTGATCCCCGGCTTCGATCTCGCCCAACAAAAAGAGACCGAGTTCTACGAACACTATCAGCAGACGTTTTTCATCTTGAACGAGTTGAAACGCCTGCCCGCAGAGGTCGAGGGACCGAAACTCGTCTTCGCCCATTTCCTCGTGCCGCATCCGCCGTTCATTTTTACGGCTGATGGGAAATTCGATTGGAACGAAAATGAAGTGGACGGGTATCTATCGAACGTGGAGTTCATCGACTCGCAGATCACCGGCGTTGTGCAGGAGATCGTCGCCAAATCGAAGATTCCCCCGGTGATCATTATCATGGGCGATCATGGACCTTCCGGCGTGCCGAGCAAGGACACGCCTCACCTGCGGATGGAGATCCTCAACGCGTATTACGTCAACGACGCGGCGAGGGCGGATCTGTATCCCAACATTACGCCGGTCAATTCGTTCCGCGTGGTGTTCAACAATTATTTCGGGACGGATTATCCGCTGTTGGAAGATGTCTCGTATCACGCCGGGCGGTTTGAAGATTTCACCCCTGAGAATGCCGTATCGAATGAATGTATGGGTTCGCGATAA
- a CDS encoding fumarylacetoacetate hydrolase family protein: MRIVRYETQDGKKPKYGWLLDDKVGEISGNIYGRYRRQEANTPLADVRLIHPCEPGKIVCVGRNYVEHAKELGNEVPKVPLIFMKPPSSVIANGGTIILPPQSSQVEHEAELVAVIGKRGRHITAENAKKHILGYTIGNDVTARDLQKSDNQWTRAKGFDTFCPFGPWIDTDFDPSDSVITCRVNGQMRQMASTRDMVFNVGTLVAYISSVMTLEPGDLIFTGTPSGVNELKNGEVVEVEIEGLGSLKNPVRTES, encoded by the coding sequence ATGCGCATCGTTCGTTATGAAACCCAAGACGGAAAAAAACCAAAATATGGATGGCTGTTGGACGACAAAGTCGGCGAGATCAGCGGGAATATTTACGGGCGCTATCGCAGACAGGAAGCCAACACGCCTCTTGCGGACGTGCGGCTGATTCACCCGTGCGAGCCGGGCAAAATCGTGTGCGTCGGTCGCAACTACGTGGAGCACGCCAAAGAGTTGGGCAATGAAGTGCCGAAGGTGCCGCTCATTTTTATGAAGCCGCCATCGTCGGTGATCGCAAACGGCGGGACGATCATCCTGCCGCCGCAATCGTCGCAAGTGGAACACGAAGCGGAGCTGGTCGCGGTCATCGGCAAGCGTGGACGGCACATCACGGCCGAGAACGCGAAGAAACATATTTTGGGCTACACCATCGGAAACGACGTCACCGCGCGCGACCTGCAAAAATCGGACAACCAGTGGACGCGCGCCAAAGGCTTCGACACGTTCTGCCCGTTCGGTCCGTGGATAGACACCGACTTCGACCCATCCGATTCGGTCATCACCTGCCGCGTCAACGGGCAGATGCGGCAGATGGCGTCCACGCGCGACATGGTGTTCAATGTCGGCACGTTGGTCGCCTACATCTCGTCCGTGATGACGCTGGAACCCGGCGATCTGATTTTTACGGGGACACCGTCGGGCGTGAACGAATTAAAGAACGGCGAGGTGGTGGAGGTGGAGATCGAGGGACTTGGCTCGTTGAAGAATCCAGTGCGAACCGAATCGTAG
- a CDS encoding LCP family protein, whose protein sequence is MGLKWKIFIGGFFLLTGCAGIQLLRLYRQPLGPTIELPQTIQPLSTPRALSPAVAASTTNQPTLSPEPTPLCGASQPVMNILAIGSDARGDHYLYGLADIIRLVRVDFVNARVTILEVPRDLWVEIPGISDHYGITHGKLNQAYLYGNKGLGYYDGSGEGPGLLAETLNLNFGAQPEHYLAVNMMTFENIVDAIGGIDVYLPYEIDVRTKEYPEAFHIDAGQHHLDGETALWVARIRQYHTFSRAESQNIVMCALREKLLSPAIVPAIPNLVQTFQRNVQTDLSPEQINQLACLANQMNGSDVVFASFPIELFANKRIFDPQLGATTQTLDADFTVLRDYISRFQQGTWPDPNLVIESTPSPAEADKEFACGE, encoded by the coding sequence ATGGGACTCAAATGGAAAATTTTCATCGGCGGATTTTTTCTTTTGACGGGATGCGCGGGGATTCAACTCCTGCGACTTTATCGCCAACCGCTCGGGCCGACCATCGAACTGCCTCAAACCATTCAGCCTTTGTCCACGCCGAGGGCGCTTTCCCCGGCGGTAGCGGCGTCCACGACGAATCAGCCGACCCTGAGTCCCGAACCGACGCCGCTGTGCGGCGCATCCCAGCCTGTGATGAACATCCTAGCCATCGGCTCGGACGCGCGCGGCGATCACTATTTGTACGGCTTGGCAGACATCATCCGCCTCGTGCGCGTGGATTTCGTCAACGCGCGCGTCACCATCCTCGAAGTTCCGCGCGACCTGTGGGTGGAAATCCCCGGCATTTCGGATCACTATGGCATCACGCATGGAAAATTAAATCAGGCGTATTTATACGGTAACAAGGGTCTCGGCTATTACGACGGCTCAGGCGAAGGACCTGGCTTGCTGGCGGAAACGTTGAACCTGAATTTCGGCGCGCAACCCGAACATTATCTCGCGGTCAACATGATGACATTTGAAAATATCGTCGACGCGATCGGCGGCATTGACGTGTATCTGCCGTACGAGATCGATGTGCGGACGAAAGAATACCCCGAAGCCTTTCACATTGACGCGGGACAGCATCATCTCGACGGCGAGACCGCGCTGTGGGTGGCGCGCATTCGGCAATATCACACGTTCAGCCGCGCCGAGAGTCAAAACATCGTCATGTGCGCCTTACGGGAAAAACTGCTCAGCCCAGCAATCGTCCCCGCCATCCCCAACTTGGTCCAAACTTTTCAACGCAACGTCCAAACCGACCTCAGCCCCGAACAGATCAATCAACTCGCATGCCTCGCGAATCAAATGAACGGCTCGGATGTCGTCTTTGCCAGTTTCCCGATTGAACTTTTTGCGAATAAAAGAATCTTCGATCCCCAACTCGGCGCGACCACACAAACTCTCGACGCCGATTTCACTGTGTTGCGAGATTACATCAGCCGTTTTCAACAAGGCACATGGCCCGACCCGAATCTTGTCATCGAATCCACGCCCTCGCCCGCCGAAGCCGATAAAGAATTTGCCTGCGGGGAATGA
- the gcvT gene encoding glycine cleavage system aminomethyltransferase GcvT, translating to MPDYLFRGSLEKLDKDVYELTQLEQERQARKLILIASESTAPMAVREALSSAFQNIYAEGYPDEETRWMDDDEILDYPMRLANYRRNSDPRYYKGVEYADVVEALARRRAAQTFAANGYSADQIYVNVQALSGGPANNAVYHALIELGSTVMGLNLLHGGHLSHGSSVNRSGKWFKAVHYTIDENEKLDYDAIRALANEHKPKLMIAGYSSYSWMPDWKKFREIADEVGAYLLADISHIGGLVAAGVVPSPIGYAHVVMSTTHKSIDGPRGAVLMTTDASIAKKLDKAVFPGEQGGPHVNVFAALALTFKLTQTRQFKQLQAQTLKNAKAMADQFTKRGLRVPFGGTDTHLVNVDCTSIVGADGTKLSGDQASRILDLAGVVVNRNTIPGDKNALDPSGIRLGTPWITQRGFNEKQTRQLADIMADVLLACAPHSVDTARKGKQRRAKVDFNVLNVARLKVRKLTEKAGIDFKFKKSGYPHYYFIDDVGQFGKLSNWVFELKGQRVRQMLDYAVSSDLSALKKGETQATEIATPKGKVKATLKNVDGAAYQLSVPANKASVVATWLRDLSDGYVSLNLDGEKDFSARRIPGPTVVSEVKKPSPQPSPKGRGGSAGGEKPWFVGVGSTSAKGALSPFVWNAVGASHDSPLQKTALNQVHRDLGGRMVPFAGWEMPVQYTGIYEEHLATRQAAGLFDVSHMGVYDVRGADAASFLDAVCGNDCGGLTPGESLYTHFLTPDADVIDDTLVYRRGWDDYLVVVNASNDDKDRTWLEAVRDGKALIDHARPWARTFGYNAEIRNLRDPKAGDAMRVDIALQGPKSREILFAMGVDTETRTQVNKLKRTELCNAVIGNFDLIVSRTGYTGEKMAFELFVHPDRSVDFWNAILKAGEPFGVKPVGLGARDSLRTEAGLPLYGHEMGLGSKGSGERDLGVAEGGFGSYVKTYKPWFIGRDAFVAREKERKGVVVRFTFDEQRVRMAHNGDPVVNANGERIGFVTSCAIDSARFITGQAFVDLKYAKEGTPILIHQGGVMDRPASTAKVVSRFAKL from the coding sequence ATGCCCGACTACCTCTTCCGCGGCTCGCTCGAAAAACTCGACAAGGATGTGTACGAACTGACCCAGCTCGAACAGGAGCGGCAAGCCCGCAAGTTGATTCTGATCGCCTCCGAGTCCACAGCCCCAATGGCGGTGAGAGAAGCGTTATCGTCGGCGTTTCAAAACATCTACGCCGAGGGCTATCCCGACGAAGAGACGCGTTGGATGGACGACGACGAAATTCTCGATTACCCGATGCGCCTCGCAAACTATCGCCGCAACAGCGACCCGCGCTATTACAAAGGCGTGGAATATGCCGACGTGGTCGAAGCGCTCGCCCGCCGCCGCGCCGCGCAAACCTTCGCCGCGAACGGATATTCAGCCGATCAGATTTACGTCAACGTGCAAGCGCTCTCGGGCGGACCCGCCAACAACGCGGTCTATCACGCGTTGATCGAGCTCGGCTCCACCGTGATGGGACTCAACCTTCTGCACGGCGGGCACCTCTCGCACGGCTCGTCGGTCAACCGTTCAGGCAAGTGGTTCAAAGCCGTGCATTACACGATCGATGAAAACGAAAAACTCGATTACGACGCCATCCGCGCGCTGGCGAACGAACACAAACCGAAATTGATGATCGCGGGCTATTCATCGTATTCGTGGATGCCCGATTGGAAAAAGTTCAGGGAGATTGCAGACGAGGTCGGCGCGTATTTGCTCGCAGACATTTCGCACATCGGCGGTCTCGTCGCGGCGGGCGTTGTCCCCTCGCCGATCGGATACGCCCACGTCGTGATGTCCACCACGCACAAATCCATTGACGGTCCGCGCGGCGCGGTGTTGATGACGACGGACGCGTCCATTGCGAAAAAACTCGATAAAGCCGTCTTCCCCGGCGAGCAGGGCGGTCCGCACGTCAACGTCTTTGCGGCTCTCGCGCTGACGTTCAAACTGACCCAAACCAGACAGTTCAAACAACTCCAAGCCCAAACGCTCAAAAATGCGAAAGCGATGGCGGATCAATTCACCAAGCGCGGACTGCGCGTCCCCTTCGGCGGCACGGACACACACCTCGTCAACGTGGATTGCACGAGCATCGTCGGCGCGGACGGCACGAAACTCAGCGGTGACCAAGCCTCGCGCATTTTGGATTTGGCGGGCGTGGTGGTGAATCGCAACACGATTCCGGGCGACAAGAACGCTCTCGATCCTTCCGGAATTCGGCTGGGTACGCCGTGGATAACTCAACGCGGCTTCAACGAAAAACAGACGCGCCAACTCGCCGACATCATGGCGGATGTTCTGCTCGCCTGCGCGCCACATTCGGTGGACACGGCGCGAAAAGGCAAGCAACGCCGCGCCAAAGTGGATTTCAACGTGTTGAATGTTGCACGTTTGAAGGTTAGAAAGTTAACGGAAAAAGCAGGGATTGATTTCAAATTCAAGAAGAGCGGGTATCCGCACTATTATTTTATTGACGACGTAGGACAATTTGGCAAATTGTCCAACTGGGTATTCGAATTGAAAGGTCAACGCGTGCGGCAGATGTTGGATTACGCGGTCTCGTCCGATTTGAGCGCGTTGAAGAAGGGCGAAACGCAAGCGACGGAGATCGCTACTCCGAAAGGCAAGGTCAAAGCGACACTGAAAAATGTTGACGGCGCGGCGTATCAGTTGTCTGTGCCTGCGAACAAAGCCTCGGTGGTTGCCACGTGGCTGCGCGATCTGTCCGATGGGTATGTGTCGTTGAACTTGGACGGCGAGAAAGATTTTTCGGCGCGGAGGATTCCGGGTCCGACGGTGGTGAGTGAGGTGAAGAAGCCCTCACCCCAGCCCTCTCCCAAAGGGAGAGGGGGAAGCGCGGGCGGCGAAAAACCCTGGTTTGTGGGAGTCGGCTCCACGTCCGCGAAAGGAGCGTTGAGTCCGTTTGTGTGGAATGCTGTAGGGGCGAGTCATGACTCGCCCTTACAAAAGACGGCGTTGAATCAAGTCCATCGCGATCTCGGCGGCAGGATGGTGCCGTTCGCGGGTTGGGAGATGCCGGTGCAATACACGGGGATTTACGAGGAACATCTCGCCACGCGGCAGGCGGCGGGGTTGTTCGATGTTTCGCACATGGGCGTGTATGATGTGCGCGGCGCGGACGCGGCGTCGTTCCTCGACGCGGTCTGCGGCAACGATTGCGGCGGGCTGACGCCGGGTGAGTCGTTGTATACGCATTTCCTCACGCCCGATGCGGATGTGATCGACGACACGCTTGTGTATCGCCGCGGCTGGGACGATTATCTCGTGGTGGTGAACGCATCCAATGACGACAAGGATCGGACTTGGTTGGAGGCGGTGCGCGATGGAAAAGCGTTGATTGACCATGCGCGTCCGTGGGCGCGGACGTTCGGCTACAACGCGGAGATCCGCAATTTGCGCGATCCGAAAGCGGGCGACGCGATGCGCGTGGACATCGCTTTGCAGGGACCAAAGTCGCGGGAGATTTTGTTTGCGATGGGTGTGGATACGGAAACACGTACACAGGTAAACAAGTTGAAAAGGACGGAGTTGTGCAACGCGGTAATTGGTAATTTTGATTTGATCGTGTCGCGTACGGGTTACACGGGCGAGAAGATGGCGTTCGAGTTGTTTGTGCATCCCGACCGCTCCGTTGATTTTTGGAACGCGATTCTGAAAGCGGGCGAGCCGTTCGGCGTCAAACCCGTGGGGCTGGGAGCGCGCGACTCTTTGCGAACCGAAGCGGGACTTCCGTTGTACGGGCATGAGATGGGGCTTGGGTCGAAGGGTTCCGGCGAACGCGATCTTGGCGTTGCCGAGGGCGGATTTGGTTCGTACGTGAAAACGTACAAGCCGTGGTTCATCGGGCGGGATGCGTTCGTGGCGCGCGAGAAAGAACGCAAGGGTGTGGTCGTCCGCTTCACGTTCGACGAGCAACGCGTCCGCATGGCGCACAACGGCGACCCGGTGGTCAACGCGAACGGCGAACGAATCGGCTTCGTCACCTCCTGCGCGATCGACAGCGCGAGGTTCATCACCGGTCAGGCGTTTGTGGATTTGAAGTATGCGAAGGAAGGCACGCCGATTCTGATTCATCAAGGCGGCGTGATGGATCGTCCCGCTTCGACGGCGAAAGTGGTGAGTCGATTCGCGAAGTTGTAG
- a CDS encoding type II toxin-antitoxin system Phd/YefM family antitoxin, with product MNTYTYTEAREKFAKVLEQAAKYGEVRIKRRDGQVFVIKPQKRTGSPLAVTGIKLNLSRDEILQSIEEGRKAF from the coding sequence ATGAATACGTACACATACACAGAAGCGCGTGAAAAATTTGCGAAAGTCCTGGAGCAGGCGGCGAAGTATGGCGAGGTGCGAATCAAGCGGCGCGATGGTCAGGTGTTTGTCATCAAACCGCAAAAGCGCACAGGGTCTCCGCTAGCGGTGACTGGGATCAAGTTGAATCTCAGCCGCGACGAGATATTGCAAAGCATCGAGGAAGGACGAAAAGCCTTCTAA
- a CDS encoding AMP nucleosidase, whose product MNTKEEIVHNWLPRYTDTALKDFGKYILLVNFEDYLHMFSEWYNVPIRGAEKPMPNVTAEGITLINFGMGSPNAATVMDLLGAIQPRACLFLGKCGGLKRKSKVGDLILPIAAIRGEGTSNDYFPLEVPALPAFSLQKAISATIHEYGRDYWTGTVYTTNRRVWEHDDKFKAYLRGMRAMAIDMETATLFSVGFHNEIPTGALLLVSDQPMVPSGVKTAKSDKKVSQKFLDMHLRIGIDSLKELINKGESVKHLRF is encoded by the coding sequence ATGAACACAAAGGAAGAGATCGTCCACAATTGGCTGCCGCGTTATACCGATACCGCGCTCAAGGATTTCGGCAAATACATCTTGCTCGTCAATTTCGAAGATTATTTGCATATGTTCTCGGAATGGTATAACGTCCCGATTCGAGGAGCCGAGAAACCCATGCCCAACGTGACGGCGGAGGGCATCACGTTGATCAACTTTGGGATGGGCAGTCCCAACGCCGCCACTGTGATGGATCTGTTGGGCGCGATCCAACCGCGAGCGTGCCTGTTTCTGGGTAAATGCGGCGGACTCAAGCGAAAGAGCAAAGTCGGCGACTTGATCCTGCCGATCGCCGCTATTCGCGGCGAAGGGACCTCCAACGATTACTTTCCGCTCGAAGTGCCGGCGCTTCCAGCCTTCAGCCTGCAAAAAGCCATCTCCGCTACGATTCACGAGTACGGACGCGACTATTGGACCGGCACGGTTTACACCACCAACCGCCGCGTCTGGGAACATGACGATAAATTCAAAGCCTACTTACGCGGTATGCGCGCCATGGCAATTGACATGGAAACTGCCACACTATTCAGCGTCGGATTCCACAATGAGATTCCCACCGGCGCGTTACTCTTGGTCTCAGACCAGCCGATGGTTCCCAGCGGCGTGAAGACCGCCAAAAGCGATAAGAAAGTCTCGCAGAAATTTCTGGATATGCACCTGCGGATCGGGATCGATTCGCTGAAAGAATTGATCAACAAGGGCGAGTCGGTCAAGCATTTGCGATTTTAG
- a CDS encoding SHOCT domain-containing protein encodes MKLSKLTLSLIFIWSIFMGITVGAIGFGAIFPSTNRLAKPLVCPHGDMQLETQTYTPTPVETVTTLTWYCVDPSTGEKTEIGLFPMSLYTGVFYGLILFALIYFGIKIWGKPLGKTFSSAPPTPIKRTSAPTPHFGEISAGAGNALRRMKELQQLRDANLISESEYEQKRAEVLKEL; translated from the coding sequence ATGAAACTTTCAAAGCTAACTTTGAGCTTGATATTTATCTGGTCGATCTTCATGGGCATTACGGTCGGCGCCATCGGATTCGGGGCGATCTTTCCATCCACGAATCGACTCGCCAAACCGTTGGTCTGTCCGCATGGAGACATGCAATTGGAGACGCAGACATATACTCCCACGCCGGTGGAAACGGTCACCACGCTGACATGGTATTGTGTGGATCCGTCCACTGGCGAGAAAACCGAGATCGGTCTCTTCCCAATGAGTTTGTATACGGGTGTTTTCTACGGGCTAATCTTATTCGCGCTCATTTATTTCGGCATCAAAATCTGGGGGAAGCCATTGGGCAAGACATTTTCCAGCGCGCCGCCGACACCGATTAAGCGCACCAGCGCTCCCACCCCACATTTCGGAGAAATATCTGCGGGCGCGGGAAATGCTCTCAGGCGGATGAAGGAACTGCAGCAATTGCGCGATGCGAACCTCATCAGTGAATCGGAGTATGAACAAAAGCGCGCCGAGGTGTTGAAGGAACTGTGA
- a CDS encoding site-specific DNA-methyltransferase: MKKGTRTSSFGISRRISHDSSDYYNSKLYSELGDHSRSAAEPVEDSPFPVEYENKIILGSSERMNEIPDNSLHLMVTSPPYNVSKEYDADLSLKEYLQLLRNVFSETYRVLVHGGRACVNVANLGRKPYIPLSDYISRMMLDIGFKMRGEIIWAKGAGAGISMAWGSWQSASNPVLRDTHEYILVFSKGAFDRKKGRKENTISKEQFMEWTKSVWTINPESAKKVKHPAPFPVELPYRLIQLYTFKGDVVLDPFMGSGSTAIAALKSERKFVGYDVDPEYISLAEKRIAKDS, translated from the coding sequence ATGAAAAAAGGCACGCGGACATCGAGCTTTGGAATCTCCCGGCGCATCAGCCACGATTCGTCGGACTATTACAACTCGAAACTTTATTCCGAACTCGGCGACCACTCACGCTCCGCCGCCGAACCTGTCGAAGATTCTCCGTTTCCTGTTGAATACGAAAACAAAATCATCCTCGGTTCCTCCGAGCGGATGAACGAGATTCCCGATAATTCCTTGCATCTCATGGTCACGTCACCGCCGTATAACGTCTCGAAGGAATACGACGCCGACCTTTCGCTCAAAGAATATTTGCAACTTCTGCGGAATGTCTTTTCTGAGACGTATCGTGTCCTCGTCCACGGCGGACGCGCCTGCGTCAACGTCGCCAACCTTGGGCGCAAGCCCTACATCCCCCTGTCCGATTACATCTCCCGCATGATGCTCGATATCGGCTTCAAAATGCGCGGCGAGATCATCTGGGCAAAAGGCGCGGGCGCGGGCATTTCGATGGCGTGGGGCAGTTGGCAATCGGCGTCGAATCCCGTCTTGCGCGATACGCACGAATACATCCTTGTCTTTTCCAAAGGCGCGTTCGACCGCAAAAAAGGACGCAAGGAAAACACGATCTCCAAAGAACAATTCATGGAATGGACCAAGTCCGTGTGGACGATAAACCCCGAATCGGCGAAGAAGGTCAAACACCCCGCGCCGTTCCCGGTCGAGTTGCCGTATCGCCTGATCCAACTCTACACTTTCAAAGGCGACGTGGTGCTCGATCCCTTCATGGGAAGCGGTTCGACCGCCATCGCCGCGTTGAAGTCCGAACGAAAATTCGTCGGCTACGATGTGGATCCGGAATACATTAGTCTGGCAGAAAAACGAATCGCGAAGGATTCGTGA
- a CDS encoding site-specific integrase yields the protein MNNEIETFLASHPYSDSTKDSYRRILAALVSVCNLAALDAAQLIQFITRPGWGNAQQNVALFCVKKFLKWKFGALHPALAAKIPRIKSTPRRSLDPDKALQVLASFNTHTASGARDLALVALGLDTGFRRQELGSLRLADIDLDSNTAKALCKGAQWGYAVFSIETAHLIQHWLKFRKPADGVGNLFVNIKTGKALTGNGIACIFKRLSKSIGFKISAHDLRSSFATLSTIYGMPSRTAQKAGRWSSIEMVEHYTGNLELESARPFLPMANLKR from the coding sequence ATGAATAATGAGATCGAAACCTTTCTTGCTTCGCACCCTTACAGCGATTCAACGAAAGACAGTTACCGTCGTATCCTTGCCGCGCTCGTGAGTGTTTGCAATCTCGCTGCGCTCGATGCGGCACAGTTGATTCAATTCATCACCCGCCCCGGGTGGGGGAACGCCCAACAAAACGTCGCCCTCTTTTGTGTAAAAAAATTTTTGAAGTGGAAGTTCGGCGCTTTACATCCCGCGCTCGCCGCAAAAATCCCCCGCATCAAATCTACCCCGCGCAGGTCGCTCGATCCCGACAAAGCGCTCCAAGTCCTAGCGTCGTTCAACACGCACACCGCCAGCGGCGCTCGTGATCTCGCCCTCGTCGCTCTCGGCCTCGATACTGGTTTTCGTCGTCAAGAGCTCGGCTCACTGCGCCTCGCCGATATTGATCTCGATTCGAACACTGCCAAAGCGCTTTGTAAAGGCGCTCAGTGGGGCTATGCTGTTTTTTCCATCGAGACCGCGCACTTGATTCAACACTGGTTGAAATTTCGCAAGCCTGCCGACGGCGTCGGTAATTTATTCGTCAATATAAAAACGGGGAAGGCTCTCACCGGAAACGGAATCGCTTGCATTTTCAAAAGACTCTCGAAATCAATCGGTTTCAAAATCTCCGCCCACGATCTACGCTCCTCGTTCGCCACGCTGTCCACCATCTACGGCATGCCCTCACGCACCGCTCAAAAAGCAGGCCGTTGGAGTTCTATCGAAATGGTCGAGCATTACACCGGCAATCTCGAGCTCGAATCCGCCCGCCCATTTTTACCCATGGCCAACCTCAAACGCTGA
- a CDS encoding helix-turn-helix domain-containing protein, whose amino-acid sequence MQDIEVNVFIQSLRGHQSTIVLAYLLLGRALTIDELAICTGLNDDTVRSAVKGLAGKGLLFVQRGERGKQTWLPSGDTFFGRLLGQNPKISEPGSSSSSSFEDSSYLPQEQEEQAESENFGICLAACDEFGIREPKRSKISRLKHVTPELIRAHVMQVRDDNLPLGTAIHRIEFNWMPEAKYLEPQKTVKGYWNRYFDFGGESEEE is encoded by the coding sequence ATGCAGGACATTGAAGTTAATGTTTTTATTCAGTCATTGCGCGGTCATCAATCCACGATCGTTCTTGCTTACTTGTTATTGGGGCGGGCTTTAACCATTGACGAGTTGGCAATATGTACAGGTCTCAATGATGACACGGTGCGATCTGCTGTGAAAGGCTTGGCGGGGAAGGGCTTGTTATTTGTGCAGAGAGGCGAGAGAGGGAAGCAGACCTGGCTCCCGAGTGGGGATACTTTTTTCGGGAGACTACTCGGTCAGAATCCGAAAATCTCGGAACCTGGTTCTTCTTCTTCGAGTAGTTTTGAAGACTCTTCTTATCTACCTCAAGAACAAGAAGAACAGGCAGAATCCGAAAATTTCGGAATCTGCCTTGCGGCGTGTGATGAGTTTGGAATACGGGAGCCAAAGCGGAGCAAGATTTCACGGTTGAAGCATGTGACGCCCGAATTGATTCGGGCCCATGTAATGCAAGTGCGCGATGACAATTTGCCGCTTGGGACGGCGATACATCGAATCGAATTTAACTGGATGCCGGAGGCAAAATATCTGGAGCCGCAAAAGACCGTAAAAGGATATTGGAATCGATATTTTGACTTTGGCGGAGAAAGCGAGGAAGAATGA